In Plasmodium gaboni strain SY75 chromosome 8, whole genome shotgun sequence, one DNA window encodes the following:
- a CDS encoding putative membrane protein (conserved Plasmodium membrane protein, unknown function), whose protein sequence is MMALCIKDEYKLQDEIIKLRRSLINIFCYELFYSPNKKLKNKLLDIKRKDQYYNKGSFLFNGEYNNVYNYDNIDDESYLCSYKKYRHKINKIFKRFMLKKYTYNKIKKKENDNNINTYCELRKNICFIEKEILNRSLFNINIKYSNYDIEKKYMYLYFLFIKFMSALKTKKKNIIIINNNNNNNNNKNNNKKNNNNVSSRHNPPCCNHSFFSCSYIKKFALFVNYLLNRKKGNIYFELLKGHIKSTMNLKIHKNKYKNVNEHIYQKKYINYYHDIILYKYKPIIKYEKKKIHKNNIYIYYYIKYPVQKKNCSYNFSLHRYQKYYYIKYIKNKIHDVFLYSQKKKKNIYILSVNINKLKLVVNKFIYNDFYYNLINSIFYSIINIPLQYVCDTFIYYLICYDTDVVNDDNSLWSHKEYNNNNNNNNYNYNNNNNKIDVCYIKRHNDNFLHFLKYFFLSSDQYKKDIKNNLSHSQRSFLFYFINHIKLLLKNNIKNMLYLTLSNVDKIIYNDMSLEYIFYLFLFYFIFLDIKIYSTIFINLDEAYLSYEEIKIFKYFIKGCTDHIKKNHQNNKNHQNDQNNQNHQNHQNNQNNKNHQNHQNNNQNNDIFNSYNKTNVNKPTNTYNNKKSRDFFHICLLCSYNMLNEEKIFMREKIKIFCYIIYYILYINHFSCDKNEYDSFLHYFLFYNFKKKKLTWFNIYPLFSNRQKWLHDEYNENLFINYDHTCCHVTKKKIQRYYKKYLIKLFIDKKYKCYKYFIKLLNEEEQNITYFKKDIFKNKHRINQYNNISYNKNNSNENIYNNFINKNSFLKHQKVYAYNKETTYNQQQFYNYIIHMFSLFYENLKLFLLRLLQNIYHNTLIYINVYMYLYMIRSYYLIQRHQKIKVKNLKYKIYKKYKKYYKYNNKLLINYSSERHLANIKDITCIKKKIGRKVSNFLKYTIINLFINLYNNYLFILNKIKVKKCTIIFLTKYMKLLLYIGRNILQIYTHPQNYIQFVCKLANSVNMYIYKYMRCYNDISCIYSMKNDKMKYKIMSTYILYKFFSINKTATNMSIHNIKKKKKKKLCKEIWSYFIKTNGNHNIYLEKYIKKILLYKGVQKNIFHNIYVHIKEDHFSIQTKHNFIIFKLKCKEDDNTNTLQNIYYQINGKKYFVFDNLYKLKKTYKINYIILCLLFYRYCYFFYTYNSFIFSYLFTNFFCICIDCLNKYIIIKNCQGKKKETCQDNSHDCFYKQNGILKKNRNHILIKNFYYLLFFLLIRYHTIIGSISHSGLQNCIPKRIMNVLKKYMNVNVECFSSPFNSVLECYCSFFSDIDIFFGSKGDFFKYTLQSGVYEVNPPFDIFLINKLIIYILFNLKMDVNHLTFFLIIPYMKDINYYYELLFSSPYLSHFFLLQRNTYTFSTRLFEGRENEYISTCDCFVFILQNKKAQIENRVHKKKVLKIKKLWQNVDHI, encoded by the exons atgATGGCGTTATGTATCAAGGATGAGTATAAGCTACAAGatgaaattattaaattaagAAGAAGCTTAATAAATATCTTTTGCtatgaattattttattctcctaataaaaaattaaaaaataaattattggatataaaaagaaaagatcaatattataataaaggtagttttttatttaatggtgaatataataatgtatataattatgataatattgatGATGAATCTTATTTATGtagttataaaaaatatagacacaagataaataaaatattcaaacGTTTTATGTTGAAAAagtatacatataataaaataaaaaaaaaagaaaatgacAATAACATAAATACTTATTGTGAgttaagaaaaaatatttgttttatagAAAAGGAAATTTTGAATAgatcattatttaatattaatattaaatattctaattatgatatagaaaaaaaatatatgtatttatattttttgttcataAAATTTATGTCTGCATTaaagacaaaaaaaaaaaacataataataatcaacaataataataataacaataataataaaaacaataataagaaaaacaataataatgtaaGTAGTAGACATAACCCTCCATGTTGTAATCATTCTTTCTTCTCCTGttcttatataaaaaaatttgcATTATTTGTGAATTACTTATTAAATCGGAAGAAGggaaatatttattttgaattattGAAAGGACACATTAAAAGTACTATGAATTTAAAgatacataaaaataaatacaaaaatgttaatgaacatatatatcagaagaaatatataaattattatcatgatattattttatataaatataaacctataataaaatatgaaaaaaaaaaaattcataaaaataatatatatatatattattatattaaatatcctgttcagaaaaaaaattgttcatataatttttccTTACACAGATATcagaaatattattacattaaatatataaaaaataaaatacatgatgtttttttatattctcaaaaaaaaaaaaaaaatatttatattcttaGTGTTAACATTAATAAGTTAAAGTTAGTTGTgaataaatttatatataatgatttttattacaaTCTGATAAATTCTATTTTTTATAGTATCATAAATATACCCTTACAATATGTATGTgatacatttatatattatttaatttgttATGACACTGATGTTGTAAATGATGACAATTCATTATGGTCTCATAAAGAATataacaacaacaataataataataattataattataataataataataataaaattgatgtgtgttatataaaaagacATAATGACAACTTTTTACATttcttaaaatatttttttttatcatcagatcaatataaaaaagatataaaaaataatctATCACATTCACAACGgtcttttcttttttattttattaatcatataaaattattattaaaaaataatataaaaaatatgttatatttaaCTCTAAGTAATGTGGACAAAATTATCTACAATGACATGTCCTtggaatatattttttatttatttcttttttattttatttttctagatataaaaatttatagtaccatatttattaatttgGACGAAGCATATCTATCATATgaggaaataaaaatatttaaatattttatcaaaGGATGTACtgatcatataaaaaaaaatcatcaaaataataaaaatcatCAAAATGATCAGAATAATCAAAATCATCAAAATCATcaaaataatcaaaataataaaaatcatcaaaatcatcaaaataataaccaaaataatgatatatttaatagttataataaaacaaatgTGAATAAACCCacaaatacatataataataaaaaaagtagagatttttttcatatttgtttattatgttcatataatatgctgaatgaagaaaaaatatttatgagagaaaaaataaaaatcttttgttatattatatattatattttatatataaatcattttagttgtgataaaaatgaatatgatagttttttacattattttcttttttataattttaaaaaaaaaaaattgacctggtttaatatatatccttTGTTTTCAAATAGACAAAAATGGTTACatgatgaatataatgagaatctttttataaattatgatCATACATGTTGCCATGttaccaaaaaaaaaattcaaaggtattataaaaaatatcttattaaattatttattgataagaaatataaatgctacaaatattttattaaattattaaatgaagaagaacaaaatataacatattttaaaaaagacatattcaaaaataaacataGGATTaatcaatataataatattagttataataaaaataacagcaatgagaatatatataataattttataaataagaatTCTTTTTTGAAGCATCAAAAAGTTTATGcttataataaagaaacAACATATAATCAACAacaattttataattatattattcatatgtTTAGTTTATTCtatgaaaatttaaaattattcttattaagattattacaaaatatttatcataacactttgatatatataaatgtatatatgtatttatatatgatacGTTCTTATTATCTTATACAGAGACAccaaaaaataaaagtcaaaaatttaaaatataaaatatataaaaagtataaaaagtattataaatataataataagtTGTTAATTAATTATTCATCAGAGAGACATCTAGCcaatataaaagatatcacatgtatcaaaaaaaaaataggaAGAAAAGTatctaattttttaaaatatactataatcaatttatttataaatttatataataactaTCTATTTATcttaaataaaattaaggttaaaaaatgtactataatatttttaactaaatatatgaaattaCTTCTTTATATAGGAcgtaatatattacaaatatatacacacccacagaattatatacaatttGTATGTAAGTTGGCTAATTCTGTcaatatgtatatatacaaatatatgagatgttataatgatatatcatgtatatattcaatgaaaaatgataaaatgaaatataaaattatgtctacatatattctatataaattttttagTATAAACAAAACAGCTACCAATATGTCcatacataatataaaaaaaaaaaaaaaaaaaaaattgtgCAAAGAAATCTGGTCATATTTTATCAAAACTAATGGAAATcataacatatatttagaaaaatatataaagaaaatattattatataaaggggtccaaaaaaatatcttccacaatatttatgtacatataaaagAGGATCATTTTTCTATACAAACAAaacataattttataatttttaaacTTAAATGTAAAGAAGATGATAACACAAATActttacaaaatatttattaccAAATTAATgggaaaaaatattttgtttttgataatttatataaattaaaaaaaacatataaaataaattatataatattatgtttactattttatagatattgttatttcttttatacatacaattcttttattttctcATACCTTTTtacaaattttttttgcaTATGTATTGATTGtcttaataaatatattattataaaaaattgtcaaggtaaaaaaaaggaaacATGTCAAGATAATAGTCATgattgtttttataaacaaaatggtattttaaaaaaaaacaggAATCATAtcttaataaaaaatttttattatttgcttttctttttattaatacGTTATCATACAATTATTGGTAGTATATCTCATTCGGGTTTACAA AATTGTATACCTAAAAGAATCATGAAcgttttaaaaaaatacatgAATGTAAATGTAGAATGTTTTTCGTCCCCTTTCAATTCTGTTTTAGAATGCTACTGTTCTTTTTTTAGTGACattgatattttttttggtaGTAAAGGTGatttctttaaatatactTTACAAAGTGGAGTATATGAAGTTAACCCTCCTTTCGATATTTTTCTAATTAATAAgttgataatatatattttgttcaaCTTAAAAATGGATGTAAATCATCTAACCttttttttgattattCCTTATATGAAGGACATAAATTATTACTATGagttattattttcttcacCTTATCTATCgcattttttcttattacAAAGGAATACCTATACATTTTCAACAAGATTATTTGAAGGAAG ggagaatgaatatatatcaaCGTGTGATTGCTTTGTGTttattttacaaaataaaaaagcACAAATTGAAAACAGGGTTCATAAGAAAAAGgtattaaaaataaaaaagttatGGCAAAATGTTGATCATatttaa
- a CDS encoding hypothetical protein (conserved Plasmodium protein, unknown function), with protein sequence MSYLLDDKKIILKNLITKNESIKTENENISLENKALLCLIKKYEEKKKFLNVVEYVHYVCTNLYIFEEKLNYNVLYDEFLKDLKKYLKENLLDYKHILKNILLKTDINYVNEQSNLGGNLPEQNIEKDILSKKKIYDISFEQVKNNTMKKENSMENIKTNIEKENKDVSLNKEDCQKIDDFQEGNNNKCDEFESKNREKNICRHWKDEKSAHEFYQLQCFEKNENKEYPNLNLKEKQQLICNEIEKLKNEIKKITLHSESTKIIISSMICQSKIFLYELEDNIKDYKILKEKIMNDNYLLKKGNYINEVYNGIIQNQRIKIDSVKKTNKTLLNLYNKKFSNINYIISLNENINNVDFLYLNVLIHNRKLQYDELMKEHENNYNHLRKLLSNMSNIQNKIIEYTNKEKEILSNIEKNNDSLNILDNLIVDITNKIDTNMDITNKKNQNDDVDFVNNYSVLECIQINKDISNLEKKISSYERKIHILKNLKMKT encoded by the exons ATGAGTTATTTATTAGAtgacaaaaaaattatattaaaaaatttaataacaaaaaatgaAAGCATAAAG AcagaaaatgaaaatataagtCTGGAAAATAAAGCCTTGCTTtgtttaataaaaaaatatgaagaaaagaaaaaatttcTGAACGTAGTTGAATATGTTCATTATGTGTGTacaaatttatatatctttgAAGAGAAGTTAAATTACAATGTGTTGTATGatgaatttttaaaagatttaaaaaaatatttaaaggAAAACCTTTTGGActataaacatatattaaaaaacatattattaaaaacaGATATAAATTATGTAAATGAACAAAGTAATTTAGGTGGTAATTTACCTGAACAAAATATTGAAAAGGATATTCTAtcaaaaaagaaaatatacGATATAAGTTTTGAACAGGTAAAAAATAACACAATGAAAAAAGAGAATTCAATGGAAAACATAAAGACAAATATAgagaaagaaaataaagatgtatcattaaataaagaagaCTGTCAGAAAATAGATGATTTCCAAg agggtaataataataaatgtgATGAGTTCGAAAGTAAAAATagggaaaaaaatatttgcAGACATTGGAAAGATGAAAAATCAGCACATGAATTTTATCAACTGCAATGTTTTGAGaagaatgaaaataaagaat ACCCTAATTTAAATCTGAAGGAAAAACAACAACTGATTTGTAACGAAATCGAGAAATTAAAAAACgagataaaaaaaataactCTTCATTCTGAGAGtacaaaaataattatatcatCTATGATATGTCaaagtaaaatatttttatatgaactagaagataatataaaggattacaaaatattgaaagaaaaaattatgaatgataattatttattaaaaaaagggaattatataaatgaagTATATAATGGAATAATACAAAATCAAAGAATTAAAATAGATAGTGTTAAGAAAACAAATAAAACcttattaaatttatataataaaaaattctcaaatataaattatataatatcactaaatgaaaatataaataatgtggattttctttatcttaatgttttaatacataataGAAAGTTACAATATGACGAACTGATGAAAGAACAcgaaaataattataatcatttaa GGAAACTGCTCAGCAATATGAGCAAcatacaaaataaaataatagaaTATACAAACAAGGAAAAGGAAattttatcaaatatagaaaaaaacaatGACAGCTTAAATATTCTGGACAATTTAATTGTAGACattacaaataaaatagataCTAATATGGATATAACCAATaa GAAAAACCAAAATGATGATGTCGattttgtaaataattACTCTGTACTTGAGTGTATACAAATAAACAAAGAtata TCCaatttagaaaaaaaaatatcgtcgtatgaaagaaaaatacATATCTTAAAAAACCTCAAAATGAAGACATAA
- a CDS encoding putative small nuclear ribonucleoprotein G has product YLNGNRQVVGILRGYDTFMNLVLDNTVEIKKDEQIDIGVVVIRGNSISYWECLDKVNIK; this is encoded by the coding sequence ttTACTTAAATGGCAATAGACAAGTTGTCGGAATATTAAGGGGCTATGACACCTTTATGAATTTAGTTTTAGATAATACTGTGGAGattaaaaaagatgaaCAAATAGATATAGGCGTGGTTGTAATAAGAGGAAATAGTATATCTTATTGGGAATGTTTAGACAAAgttaatataaaatga
- a CDS encoding protein transport protein SEC23, with protein MDIHAQENQTGIRFSWNLWPPTKAEAAKIEVPLGCLYTVLKRTDDSSVKLVEYEPLKCKTSNCILNPYCNIDFRNKTWTCPFSNIKNPFPLHYAEHISEKNLPADVMYSNIEYIQPSNVGDIPPPTFLFVIDTCLLEEELEQLKDSIQQCISLMPGDAYIGIITFGNMCYVHEIGFNDCLKSYVFKGNKEISAQDLQKQLNLGSRNDPRSSTTSASARRFLQPVSECEYNINMLLEDIQKDNWPTPPDQRAKRCTGVALSVAIGLLECCCNQLSGRIMMFIGGADTTSPGKIVDTPLSESLRHHLDLQKENSNARHVKKALKYYVSLANRAVASGHAIDIFACSLDQIGLYEMKVCCEKTNGFMVMADSFSMNVFKDSFKKIFETDSTGYIKHGYNAKLTVICSKEFRICGAIGGCSSNKKTANYVSDTCVGEGGTCEWTICALDRQSTIAFYFEIVNQNLASLPPDRQAYLQFQTLYQHPSGRRRLRVTTISYRFAEPNIAEISQGFDQETAAVIMARFAVLKAETDEPIDVLRWLDRKLIRLVSTFADYQKDDINSFHLSSEFSIYPQFMYHLRRSHFLQTFNASPDETAYYRSILLRENVMNSLIMIQPALLQYSFDSPTPIPVLLDAQSLKSNVILLLDSYFHIVIWYGEMIYQWREQGFHEKPEYEHFRQLLNAPHEDAKSILEDRFPIPKFVLCNSGGSQSRFLLAKVNPSTTHNTLSGSTFGTSSNESYIINTDDVSLKIFMDHLVKLAVQT; from the exons atggaTATACATGCACAAGAGAATCAGACGGGTATTCGTTTTAGCTGGAATTTATGGCCACCTACAAAAGCAGAAGCAGCAAAAATAGAAGTACCTTTAGGGTGTTTATATACTGTATTAAAAAGGACAGATGATAGTAGCGTTAAGTTAGTAGAATATGAGCCATTAAAATGTAAAACTAGTAATTGTATTTTAAATCCATATTGTAATATTGATTTTAGAAATAAGACATGGACATGTCCCTTCTCAAATATCAAGAATCCATTTCCATTACATTATGCAGAGCATATATCAGAGAAG AATTTGCCTGCCGATGTTATGTATTCCAATATTGAATACATCCAACCTTCGAATGTAGGAGATATTCCCCCGCcaacatttttatttgttattgATACATGTTTGTTGGAAGAAGAGTTGGAACAGTTAAAAGATTCGATTCAACAATGTATTAGTTTAATGCCTGGAGATGCTTATATAGGTATAATTACATTTGGAAATATGTGTTATGTTCATGAGATTGGTTTTAATGATTGTTTAAAATCTTATGTATTTAAAGGgaataaagaaataagTGCTCAAGATTTACAAAAGCAATTAAATTTAGGAAGTAGAAATGATCCACGTAGCTCTACGACATCTGCTTCTGCTCGTCGATTTTTACAACCAGTTAGTGAATgtgaatataatattaatatgttattaGAAGATATCCAAAAAGATAATTGGCCAACCCCACCAGATCAAAGAGCTAAAAGATGCACAGGTGTAGCACTAAGTGTTGCTATTGGTTTATTAGAATGCTGTTGTAATCAATTAAGTGGTCGTATTATGATGTTTATAGGTGGAGCTGATACTACATCTCCAGGTAAAATTGTTGATACTCCTTTAAGTGAATCATTAAGACATCATTTAGATTtacaaaaagaaaattcGAATGCTAGACATGTTAAAAAAGCCctaaaatattatgtatcATTAGCTAATAGAGCTGTAGCATCTGGTCATGCTATTGATATTTTTGCCTGTTCATTAGATCAAATTGGTTTATATGAAATGAAAGTTTGTTGTGAAAAGACAAATGGTTTTATGGTTATGGCAGATTCATTTTCTATGAATGTATTTAAAgattcttttaaaaaaatatttgaaacAGATTCTACtggatatataaaacatgGTTATAATGCAAAATTAACAGTTATTTGTTCTAAAGAATTTAGAATATGTGGTGCAATAGGTGGATGCTcaagtaataaaaaaacagCAAACTATGTATCTGATACATGTGTTGGAGAAGGTGGTACATGTGAATGGACTATCTGTGCTTTAGATAGACAATCTACGATTgcattttattttgaaataGTGAATCAGAATTTAGCATCATTACCTCCAGATAGACAAGCATATTTACAATTCCAAACATTATATCAACATCCTAGTGGAAGAAGAAGATTACGTGTTACTACAATATCATATAGATTTGCTGAACCAAATATAGCTGAAATATCTCAAGGTTTTGATCAAGAAACTGCTGCTGTGATTATGGCTAGATTTGCTGTATTAAAAGCAGAAACTGATGAACCTATAGATGTATTAAGATGGCTTGATAGAAAACTTATAAGATTAGTGAGTACATTTGCAGATTATCAAAAGGATGATATTAattcttttcatttatCATCAGAATTTTCAATATATCCTCAATTTATGTATCATTTAAGAAGATCTCATTTTTTACAAACATTTAATGCAAGTCCTGATGAAACAGCATATTATAGAAGTATTTTATTAAGAGAAAATGTCATGAATTCTTTAATTATGATACAGCCAGCATTACTTCAATATTCATTTGATTCACCAACACCAATACCAGTATTATTAGATGCACAATCATTAAAATCAAATgtaattcttttattagATTCATATTTCCATATAGTTATATGGTATGGAGAGATGATATATCAATGGAGAGAACAAGGATTTCATGAGAAGCCAGAATATGAACATTTTAGACAATTATTGAATGCACCACATGAAGATGCAAAATCAATTTTAGAAGATAGATTTCCTATACCTAAATTTGTATTATGTAATAGTGGTGGTAGTCAAAGTAGATTTTTATTAGCTAAAGTTAATCCATCAACAACACATAATACATTAAGTGGTAGTACATTTGGTACCTCTAGTAATgaatcatatataattaatacAGATGATGtttctttaaaaatatttatggATCATTTAGTCAAATTAGCAGTACAAACATga
- a CDS encoding dynein light chain 1, translated as MSRTMAKEVTFSNCIKNWEQKNGKKICDEEEVSFICNIPLIEKLDNSINTLHKCKRLSLSTNRIEKLIPMSGLKNIEILSLGRNCIKKIQYLEDISGTLKQLWLSYNYIDKLDNLQSLKKLQVLYIFHNKIKSIEEIDKLNTLPELVELGLKGNPIYEGKTNEYMKLLILKKLPQLKIVDNETITEKQRNDALTFEILP; from the exons atgaGTAGAACGATGGCAAAAGAAGTTACCTTTTCAAattgtataaaaaattgGGAACAGAAAAATG gaaaaaaaatatgtgatgaagaagaagttagttttatttgtaatatCCCTTTAATAGAAAAATTAGATAACAGTATTAATACATTACACAAATGTAAACGCTTATCCTTATCGACTAACAGGatagaaaaattaatacCCATGTCTGGTCTCa AAAATATCGAAATTTTGTCACTCGGAAGGAATTGTATTAAAAAGATTCAATATCTTGAAGATATAAGCGGAACATTAAAACAACTATGGTTATCTTACAATTATATTGATAAGCTAGATAATTTACAGTccttaaaaaaattacaagttctttatatattccataataaaataaaaagtattGAAGAAATAGACAAATTg AACACATTGCCTGAACTTGTGGAGCTGGGTTTAAAAGGAAATCCAATATATGAAGGAAAAACAAAC gaatatatgaaattaCTCATTCTCAAAAAATTACCACAATTAAAAATCGTTGACAATGAAACG ATAACAGAAAAACAAAGAAACGATGCCTTAACATTTGAAATTTTACcatga